In Bombina bombina isolate aBomBom1 chromosome 6, aBomBom1.pri, whole genome shotgun sequence, a single genomic region encodes these proteins:
- the SPARC gene encoding SPARC, with protein sequence MRVWVFFVLCLAGKALAAPQQDALPEEEEVIEDVVTDEPVVGANPVQVEVGEFDEAIDVEEEEEIVPENPCLNHHCKHGKVCEVDENNTPMCVCQDPSTCPASVGEFEKVCGNDNKTYDSSCHFFATKCTLEGTKKGHKLHLDYIGPCKFIPPCVDSELNEFPLRMRDWLKNVLVSLYERDENNNLLNEKQKLRVKKIHENEKRLEAGDHSMELLVRDFEKNYNMYIFPVHWQFGQLDQHPIDGYLSHTELSPLRAPLIPMEHCTTRFFEECDIDNDKYIALDEWAKCFGIKDEDVDNDMIV encoded by the exons CAACAGGATGCTCTGCCAGAAGAGGAAGAGGTGATAGAAGATGTCGTGACAGAT GAACCTGTTGTTGGAGCAAACCCAGTGCAGGTGGAGGTTGGGGAGTTTGATGAAGCAATTGATGTTGAAGAGGAGGAAGAGATTGTGCCAGAGA ATCCTTGCCTGAACCATCACTGCAAGCATGGCAAAGTCTGTGAGGTAGATGAGAACAATACCCCAATGTGCGTGTGCCAAGACCCCTCCACCTGCCCTGCCAGTGTGGGAGAGTTTGAGAAG GTCTGTGGTAATGACAATAAGACTTATGATTCCTCTTGccacttctttgcaaccaaatgcACCCTTGAAGGCACCAAGAAAGGCCACAAGCTTCATCTTGATTACATTGGACCATGCAAAT TCATTCCTCCATGTGTGGACAGTGAGCTGAACGAATTCCCTCTGCGTATGCGTGACTGGCTTAAGAACGTGCTTGTGAGCCTATATGAACGCGATGAGAACAACAACTTGCTGAATGAGAAACAAAAGCTGAGA GTGAAGAAGATCCACGAGAACGAGAAGCGTCTGGAAGCTGGGGACCACAGCATGGAACTTCTGGTACGCGACTTTGAGAAGAATTACAACATGTACATCTTCCCTGTGCACTGGCAGTTTGGACAGCTGGACCAACACCCCATTGATGG ATACCTTTCCCACACTGAGCTGTCTCCTCTTCGTGCACCTCTGATCCCCATGGAACACTGCACCACCCGCTTCTTTGAAGAGTGTGACATTGATAACGATAAATATATTGCCTTGGACGAATGGGCCAAGTGCTTCGGTATCAAAGATG AAGACGTGGATAACGATATGATTGTCTAA